From Schizosaccharomyces pombe strain 972h- genome assembly, chromosome: II, the proteins below share one genomic window:
- the sip1 gene encoding Pof6-interacting protein Sip1 AP-1 accessory protein, whose amino-acid sequence MSLASLPLEKLTKVADVDKRETIYIDLLNYEKQLRNLNKNTREDSLQTNLNPLLSLIKKYGNFIAYPTRKLLSNCIIALLKGLEGYHQHRVLLYFVDSIHEKKDYIEIINVLSVLTSCLEEYGNQINQQETFIRFFFKYSKTNLSYGVRSIALDGLSKCIETSIQSTNEDLIKEIWKCIKSNLNTSSTNVLLSALRCAYYILGSSRLRNSELEWFKSFLFKKSSIDNSLLHSSLGRCFSALASAQADKSIEAAANAVPSTPADDENNEEVENRSTTRRFDETESFRHALRILVENYHSKHAKYESSKAVLVFAVKHLFLMQRPSFVSLNYTTIVDIILLHQSHSTSKEWLSSLEQYHCTYLFRDVIGRRFLDQSSELQGIEILLKRVLEPYLKDQSKISEIAVKTAMASTADILSRSKGSATALYSQLLDTTLQILYLGKDSLKNEVAWLLRCLLSVMPSPLMPTLLALFNRLELEFKHLRSKPKEVSPKLNVGIFNNLTLSLMSIYVAAEENPLYVASSIFSKLFNFSLDLIKSSSKLDLLAAQAQIKTGWRLLSAYVSFGPSFTRMQLSQLLILWKNALSRVPSKIHSQNFMETNADMFNRFEALQCLLSFLEYNKILFTPDVRKRVIIFLNNCLKFYKAFSLTKRLEITMPIPASDYSHLELRSLLLARIFQCFFELSQLSGMSLDDQELLSTTVSTIAELSSLQGYDTADEIVQAKAFTSPRVIPGIGSRFYAQPEEEFQTTMDDILPCYICESSSDSLSVISRSNSAKLPYVPPSLTSLIDNAIQLFASMFCHQPPKVMESTLEIMVASVTNLKSGRDILRYKAVTANTLFSIYGFLSAFDNKKVTLPDKVVSLMIELLENLTAVNDPKLIPYISKSYAFLAYLYQSKPTSVLDTIIKRAAESGDPNCRAVLILAVGHILKKVGSGVPQTTLITAYQLLKVFNTDSNDLVRECSIRASSVSLGSIAKTIPSVLTAQTRILLSYMLLPECDIDVQLLKKRNSLFFPSTLFANYLDCLINELGPNLRSDSSTSHFAFDLAHQLLLLSRDTGDNIIHVYKCYQHLYLFTPLETNSDFFIRELCGNIIDLKQPKRREISIEVLYQILLQNHEFSESCYKRHFDRLIWQSLDTTPDNKLLKNILYIWLNDYKDSDIHSWVNILLFLVGIKNTSSSERSNEQDIQNNLDEDTVSLAYGTSENASNPLFQKNYRWQTQFYAATCLKTCISEVMAENKEPAKYLISRISDLVRAAFVLSTSDNFYLKQGGFELLDTIITDFSNVMDPDFDDVSLLDQFQAQISSAFSSAFVDDSSPEIVAMSLNIASNFIGTGLLKTESQAAKILNLLKEALESSLPERAGFEENRHFKYDSKYFLRIATLSAWASLLVHSANVSYLKEFLSSNIRRLSSHWIMALRGYSRLQFGPSLVKDFVADTSFTRVQSINPKILLNIYEKSWLNIAESLTILLSTDANLIYGILSGDELSLSEEDVFFQDNINYASNRYSFNFFLFSVCFQSLLIPSTLQGFRNPVFRIMRIMTEVLTEELCTKVLYDHNVFPEVVDLLVRLILTEDWETKASIVIFVKKLALANPAHNDLKFCETDSVTSMEPTVSESVEMLFQLVKILTLALTVRVPGLRSDPAESATNKKASEFVILCFNAFLDVSNIFPAIVRVDLFATAMHVYEVIMDDQQLLKNSKQELLAALRKLLSTMVEQNDHTCTTLIYTLFEHLLNIYKETINDSDKKEKNETAFMSMVLVLTLAAPILDSEQLVVHDFLEELFSSLKSSEEDFALRTRCVTSLMLVNSKHPSMSALCRFIIYKSVTMLQNGEVLKSGDYVTEFIPALLDMHVHIPEEKKKSFLSMSIPIAAHFSILVEHADARKRIGEKLLKIMAIQPDEAKAIIQQLSPRQKKCVEEILIQNVE is encoded by the exons ATGTCGTTAGCATCATTGCCGCTCGAAAAGTTGACGAAAGTAGCTGATGTAGATAAGAGGGAGACCATATATATTGATTTACTCAATTACGAAAAACAATTGAGGAATCTGAACAAAAATACTCGCGAGGATTCATTACAAACTAATTTAAATCCCCTACTTTCgttaatcaaaaaatatggaaattTTATTGCTTATCCAACTAGAAAACTTCTTTCTAACTGTATAATTGCACTCTTAAAAGGAC TCGAGGGTTATCATCAGCATCGAGTTTTACTTTACTTCGTGGATAGCATTCATGAGAAAAAAGACTATATAGAGATTAT TAACGTTTTATCCGTTCTGACTTCTTGCTTGGAAGAATATGGAAATCAG ATCAATCAGCAAGAGACTTTTATaagatttttcttcaaatattcGAAAACCAATTTGTCATATGGAGTTCGCTCAATCGCATTAGATGGACTGTCGAAATGCATTGAAACATCTATTCAGTCTACGAATGAAGATttgataaaagaaatatggaaatgtattaaatcaaatttaaacaCTTCATCAACGAATGTTCTTTTATCTGCACTTCGTTGCGCTTACTACATTCTGGGCTCTTCACGTCTTCGTAATTCAGAATTGGAATGGTTCAAatcttttctatttaaaaaatcatcaattGATAATTCTTTGCTCCATTCTTCTTTAGGAAGATGCTTTTCTGCACTTGCAAGTGCTCAAGCTGACAAATCGATTGAAGCCGCTGCAAACGCAGTACCCTCAACTCCAGCGGATGATGAGAACAATGAGGAAGTAGAAAATCGGTCTACTACTCGCCGTTTTGATGAAACTGAGAGTTTTCGTCACGCCCTACGGATTCTTGTCGAAAATTATCACTCCAAGCATGCAAAGTATGAAAGCTCAAAAGCGGTTCTTGTTTTTGCCGTTAAGCATCTTTTTCTAATGCAACGTCCATCCTTTGTTTCTCTCAACTACACTACTATAGTGGATATTATTCTATTACACCAATCACACTCTACTTCAAAAGAATGGTTGTCTTCGTTGGAGCAATATCATTGTACATACTTGTTTCGCGATGTGATTGGAAGGCGATTTCTCGATCAAAGCTCTGAATTGCAGGGAAttgaaatacttttaaagAGAGTGTTAGAGccttatttaaaagatcaGTCGAAGATTTCGGAAATTGCTGTTAAGACTGCGATGGCTTCCACCGCTGATATATTAAGCCGATCAAAGGGTTCGGCTACTGCTTTATATAGTCAGTTACTAGATACTACACTACAGATTCTATACTTGGGTAAAGATTCATTGAAGAATGAAGTAGCCTGGTTGCTGCGCTGTTTACTATCCGTTATGCCTTCTCCTTTAATGCCCACTTTGCTTGCTctttttaatagattaGAGTTGGAATTTAAGCACCTTCGTTCTAAACCTAAGGAAGTAAGTCCCAAATTGAATGTTggtattttcaataatctTACTTTGTCGTTGATGTCGATTTATGTTGCCGCCGAAGAAAATCCTCTATATGTTGCTTCTTctatattttcaaagttatTTAACTTCTCTTTGGATTTGATTAAGTCATCATCTAAATTGGATTTATTAGCGGCACAAGCACAAATCAAGACTGGTTGGCGACTATTAAGCGCTTACGTTTCTTTTGGTCCTTCTTTTACTAGAATGCAATTGTCCCAATTGCTAATTTTATGGAAGAATGCCCTTTCCAGAGTACCTTCAAAAATACATTCACAAAATTTCATGGAGACAAATGCAGACATGTTTAATCGGTTTGAAGCGTTACAGTGCTTGCTTTCGTTTTTGGAGTATAACAAGATTTTATTCACACCTGATGTTAGGAAGCGAGTCATTATTTTCCTAAATAACTGCCTTAAATTCTACAAAGCTTTTTCGTTAACCAAAAGGCTTGAAATTACCATGCCAATTCCCGCTTCAGATTATTCTCACTTGGAACTTCGCTCTCTCTTGCTTGCTCGGATTTTCCAATGTTTCTTCGAGTTGTCTCAGTTAAGTGGAATGAGTTTAGATGATCAAGAATTACTATCCACGACTGTGTCTACTATAGCCGAACTTTCTTCTTTACAAGGATATGATACTGCGGACGAAATAGTTCAAGCGAAAGCCTTTACTTCTCCAAGAGTTATACCTGGAATTGGTTCACGATTTTACGCTCAGCCAGAGGAAGAATTTCAAACAACCATGGATGATATACTTCCTTGTTATATTTGCGAGTCATCTTCTGATTCCCTGTCAGTGATTTCGAGATCAAACTCTGCAAAACTTCCTTACGTACCCCCGTCTTTAACTTCTTTAATTGATAACGCGATCCAGTTATTTGCGTCTATGTTTTGTCATCAACCTCCGAAGGTTATGGAGAGCACTCTCGAAATTATGGTAGCGTCTGTGACAAACCTCAAGAGTGGGAGAGATATTTTACGTTACAAGGCAGTAACAGcaaatactttattttccaTTTATGGATTTCTCTCTGCTTTCgataacaaaaaagttaCCTTGCCTGACAAGGTTGTATCCCTTATGATAGAATTGCTCGAAAACTTGACTGCTGTTAACGATCCGAAGTTAATTCCTTACATTTCGAAATCTTATGCGTTTTTGGCATATTTATATCAAAGCAAACCGACGTCCGTTTTGGATACAATAATTAAACGTGCTGCAGAGTCGGGAGATCCAAATTGCAGGGCTGTCTTGATTCTAGCCGTTGGCcatatattaaaaaaggttGGTTCCGGAGTTCCCCAAACTACCCTCATCACCGCTTATCAGCTGCtcaaagtttttaatactGATTCGAATGACCTTGTTAGAGAGTGTTCTATTCGTGCTTCTTCCGTTTCTCTTGGGTCTATCGCAAAGACCATTCCGAGTGTTTTAACTGCCCAGACACGCATTTTATTGAGCTATATGCTATTGCCAGAATGTGATATTGATGTTCAGCTCTTAAAGAAGAGAAACAGTTTATTTTTCCCGTCCACTCTTTTTGCCAATTACTTGGATTGTTTGATAAATGAGCTTGGACCAAACTTGCGATCCGATTCTTCTACTTCGCATTTCGCATTCGATTTAGCTCACCAATTGCTTTTACTTAGTAGAGATACGGGAGATAACATTATACACGTTTACAAATGTTATCAGCACCTATATCTATTTACACCATTAGAAACCAATTCTGATTTCTTCATTAGGGAGCTTTGTGGTAACATAATTGACCTAAAGCAACCTAAACGTAGGGAAATTTCTATTGAAGTTTTATACCAAATATTGCTTCAAAACCATGAGTTCTCGGAATCATGTTATAAGCGACATTTTGATAGGCTTATTTGGCAATCACTCGACACCACTCCTGACAACAAGCTTTTGAAGAACATACTGTATATCTGGCTAAACGATTACAAAGATTCGGACATACACTCATGggtaaatattttactttttcttgtcggcataaaaaatacttcGAGTTCTGAAAGATCCAACGAACAAGATATACAAAACAACCTAGATGAAGATACCGTATCTTTGGCTTATGGAACTTCCGAAAACGCAAGTAATCCATTATTCCAGAAGAATTACCGTTGGCAGACGCAGTTTTATGCAGCTACATGCCTTAAAACATGTATCTCTGAAGTGATGGCCGAAAATAAAGAGCCCGCAAAATACTTGATTTCTAGGATATCTGACCTAGTCCGTGctgcttttgttttgtctACTTCAGACAACTTTTACTTGAAGCAGGGGGGTTTTGAACTTTTGGATACTATCATAACG gACTTTTCGAATGTTATGGATCCTGACTTTGACGATGTTTCTCTTTTGGACCAATTTCAAGCTCAAATCAGCTCTGCTTTTAGTTCCGCGTTTGTAGATGATTCATCTCCTGAAATAGTAGCCATGTCTCTTAATATAGCTTCCAATTTTATTGGAACTGGACTTCTAAAAACCGAATCGCAAGCAGCTAAAATCCtcaatttattgaaagaagCGTTGGAATCTAGTTTACCAGAGAGGGCTGGATTTGAGGAAAATCGTCACTTTAAGTATGACTcgaaatattttcttcgTATTGCTACTTTATCAGCTTGGGCTTCTTTGCTGGTACATTCAGCGAATGTGTCatatttgaaagaatttcTTTCCTCTAACATCCGAAGGCTATCTTCGCATTGGATTATGGCTTTAAGAGGATATTCCAGATTGCAATTTGGTCCTAGTTTAGTAAAAGATTTTGTAGCTGATACCTCTTTCACTCGGGTCCAAAGTATAAACCCTAAAATACTTCTCAATATTTATGAGAAATCTTGGCTGAACATCGCAGAGTCATTAACAATATTACTTTCTACTGATGCAAATCTGATTTATGGAATATTAAGTGGAGATGAGCTGTCGCTTTCTGAGGAGGACGTATTCTTCCAAGACAACATAAATTATGCTTCCAACAGGTActcttttaacttttttttgtttagtGTCTGCTTCCAATCTCTCTTAATTCCAAGCACTTTGCAAGGCTTTAGAAATCCAGTTTTCAGAATTATGCGAATTATGACTGAAGTTTTAACTGAAGAATTATGTACCAAGGTTCTTTATGACCATAATGTGTTCCCCGAAGTTGTTGATCTTTTAGTTCGTTTGATTTTGACGGAGGATTGGGAAACGAAGGCTAGTATTGTCATTTTTGTGAAAAAGTTAGCTCTTGCTAACCCGGCACACAATGACTTGAAGTTTTGTGAAACAGATTCTGTAACATCTATGGAGCCTACTGTATCAGAAAGCGTCGAAATGCTTTTTCAATTGGTCAAAATATTGACATTAGCTTTAACGGTTAGAGTGCCGGGCCTACGTTCTGATCCAGCTGAATCAGCTACCAATAAAAAAGCTAGTGAATTTGTTATTTTGTGTTTTAATGCATTTCTTGATGTTTCCAACATTTTCCCCGCTATTGTGCGTGTTGATTTATTTGCGACAGCAATGCATGTTTATGAAG TCATTATGGACGATCAAcaactattaaaaaattctaaGCAAGAGTTGTTAGCTGCTCTTAGAAAGTTGTTGAGTACAATGGTTGAGCAAAATGATCACACATGTACAACTTTGATATACACTCTTTTTGAACACCTCCTTAACATCTACAAAGAAACGAT taatgatAGTGataaaaaggagaaaaacGAAACTGCTTTTATGAGCATGGTCCTTGTACTTACTCTTGCAGCTCCTATATTAGACAGTGAGCAGCTTGTGGTACAcgattttttggaagaacTATTCTCTTCCTTGAAGAGCTCAGAAGAG GACTTTGCTTTAAGAACTCGTTGTGTAACATCGCTGATGTTAGTTAACAGTAAACACCCAAGCATGAGCGCTCTTTGCCGtttcattatttacaaatcgGTTACGATGCTACAGAACGGTGAAGTTCTGAAAAGTGGTGATTATGTCACGGAGTTTATACCTGCATTGCTTGATATGCATGTCCATATTCCGGAGGAGAAGA aaaaatcatttttaagcATGTCTATTCCGATAGCTGCACATTTTAGTATCCTCGTCGAGCACGCTGACGCACGAAAAAGAATCGGTGAAAAACTGCTGAAGATTATGGCTATTCAGCCAGATGAGGCCAAAGCAATCATTCAACAACTTTCTCCTaggcaaaaaaaatgcgtTGAAGAGATCTTAATACAAAATGTTGAGTAA
- the tom7 gene encoding mitochondrial TOM complex subunit Tom7, with product MQISEESKERLVKVFNIGKTVTHYGWIPLILWLGYTQSNPKPQLMRVINPLA from the exons ATGCAGATATCTGAAGAATCAAAG GAACGCCTAGTCAAAGTTTTCAACATTGGCAAGACTGTGACACATTATGGATGGATCCCTCTTATTCTCTGGTTAG GATACACTCAAAGTAATCCAAAGCCCCAATTGATGCG TGTGATCAACCCTTTGGCTTAG
- the pho7 gene encoding transcription factor Pho1, with product MQKKVVQSASKNEELDPHYKRSSVPFPYGLPDYDAEYQFINHHMQQLLTRPVEGTHSASVHPSTSSTSHISSPSAFSVQNPNPNDAPFVGNIGLDASGFSSGGMSEYYPRSVSMQQSQDVHFQNTEIPYYHRSPSSDSFSPGVVASVNPNSNNSPTFYSNPPALSNIPIPLNNSPYRPEDAYFQLQGAGVKADINPYNLSPYSQYGPEGTAYSNAQAHHQDGAPLQRVCSAPDPPKTSMPPFGSAGSPSPNRSLNVSNNTTPPLSTVNKIIKKPKATTGKVKKRLPQAKRACAKCQKDNKKCDDARPCQRCIKAKTDCIDLPRKKRPTGVRRGPYKKLSDTSNNTKSTTASSGHSTQDSLSSKMLDPSSDNQFAMSSRQMDENGMAQYPSSAIKQELNLQPQILVSSASKNFQPNVTPPFAVHHDHFNSTSMDGVAVSNMDETGTSSAGSKPFNRKSRNRSFTNPVGMTEEHFLREYAQHSVANPSLLIHQIHGLPSEQVHGLLSHTELGNAMHNQPTYNESSIAAENVNNWMLETNDHENLSMQSHFEVPDLKMNHHDSSFFDRHIDQTAMPGQNQHGTVKNMETMHHFYPDVHNSEFPAAPNPVKSQVPYYYQSQAADDEEEDVPDHQPSWRGRIHSFSIATDSSQHVVERPCIHSLRGIHGQQDGGLEQHDGDHVNMLPDTHAEELAYTSMLLFHDIPTRDIRPDFNVHELVDHGTYPNFHQNQADSFKNHPFRQ from the coding sequence ATGCAGAAGAAAGTCGTTCAGTCTGCTTCTAAGAATGAGGAGCTTGATCCACATTACAAGCGGTCCTCCGTTCCTTTCCCTTATGGATTACCCGATTACGATGCAGAATATCAATTCATCAATCATCATATGCAACAATTGCTTACCCGCCCAGTAGAAGGTACTCATTCTGCCTCTGTACATCCCTCCACATCTTCCACCTCTCATATCTCTTCTCCCTCTGCTTTTTCAGTGCAAAACCCAAATCCAAATGATGCTCCGTTTGTGGGAAACATTGGCTTGGATGCATCTGGGTTTTCCTCCGGTGGCATGAGTGAATACTATCCAAGATCTGTTTCTATGCAACAGTCTCAAGACGTCCATTTCCAAAATACCGAAATTCCATACTACCATCGTTCTCCATCGTCTGATAGTTTTTCACCTGGGGTGGTTGCATCTGTTAACCCTAATTCAAACAACTCTCCTACTTTTTACTCAAATCCTCCTGCATTATCTAATATTCCGATTCCCTTAAACAACTCTCCCTATCGTCCTGAAGATGCTTATTTTCAGTTACAAGGTGCTGGAGTGAAGGCAGACATAAATCCATACAACTTGTCTCCCTATTCTCAATATGGTCCAGAGGGCACTGCATATTCAAATGCGCAAGCTCATCATCAGGATGGTGCTCCTTTGCAGCGCGTTTGTTCAGCACCCGATCCTCCTAAAACCTCTATGCCACCTTTTGGATCCGCCGGGAGTCCATCTCCTAATCGTAGTTTAAACGTTTCCAACAACACGACTCCTCCTCTTTCCACTgtgaataaaattataaaaaagcCTAAAGCTACTACCGGTAAAGTTAAGAAAAGACTTCCTCAGGCCAAGAGAGCTTGCGCAAAGTGTCAAAAagacaacaaaaaatgtgaTGACGCTCGTCCTTGTCAGCGTTGTATTAAAGCCAAAACTGATTGCATTGATTTACCCAGGAAGAAACGGCCAACGGGAGTTAGAAGAGGCccttataaaaaattgagtgATACTTCGAACAACACCAAGTCAACTACTGCATCTTCTGGTCATTCCACGCAAGATTCTCTCAGTTCTAAAATGTTGGATCCTTCAAGTGACAATCAGTTTGCCATGTCTTCCAGACAGATGGATGAAAACGGAATGGCCCAGTATCCTTCCTCAGCTATTAAACAAGAACTAAATCTTCAACCCCAGATACTTGTTTCATCTGCTTCAAAGAACTTTCAACCTAATGTCACTCCTCCTTTTGCTGTCCATCATGATCATTTCAATTCAACATCAATGGATGGTGTGGCGGTATCTAACATGGACGAAACTGGAACTTCCTCAGCTGGTTCAAAGCCTTTTAATCGAAAATCTCGAAACCGAAGTTTTACTAATCCAGTTGGTATGACCGAGGAGCATTTTCTAAGAGAATATGCGCAACACTCTGTAGCTAATCCTTCTTTGCTAATTCATCAGATCCATGGTTTACCTTCTGAACAAGTCCATGGCTTATTATCTCATACGGAACTCGGTAATGCAATGCATAATCAACCGACGTATAACGAAAGCTCAATTGCCGCTGAGAATGTGAACAATTGGATGTTAGAAACGAATGACCACGAAAATTTGTCCATGCAGAGCCATTTTGAGGTTCCcgatttaaaaatgaaccATCACGATTCTAGCTTTTTTGACCGTCACATAGACCAAACGGCTATGCCTGGACAAAATCAACATGGTACTGTTAAGAATATGGAAACAATGCACCATTTTTATCCAGACGTTCATAATTCGGAGTTTCCTGCTGCCCCAAATCCCGTCAAGTCTCAAGTTCCTTATTATTATCAATCCCAAGCTGCTGATGATGAGGAAGAAGATGTACCGGATCATCAACCTTCTTGGCGTGGGAGAATACACTCGTTTTCAATAGCTACTGATTCGTCACAGCATGTGGTAGAAAGACCATGTATCCATTCATTAAGAGGAATACATGGACAACAGGATGGCGGGCTTGAACAACATGATGGTGATCATGTGAATATGCTTCCTGATACCCATGCGGAGGAGCTAGCGTACACATCCATGCTTTTATTTCATGATATACCTACACGAGACATTAGACCCGACTTTAACGTTCATGAGCTAGTCGATCATGGAACCTATCCTAACTTCCATCAAAACCAAGCCGATTCATTCAAGAATCATCCCTTTAGACAATAA
- the flx1 gene encoding FAD transporter, translating into MDQAIAGLAAGTASTLIMHPLDLAKIQMQASMNQDSKSLFQVFKSNIGSNGSIRSLYHGLSINVLGSAASWGAYFCIYDFSKRVVMSMTPFNNGEISVLQTLCSSGFAGCIVAALTNPIWVVKSRILSKRVNYTNPFFGFYDLIKNEGLRGCYAGFAPSLLGVSQGALQFMAYEKLKLWKQRRPTSLDYIFMSAASKVFAAVNMYPLLVIRTRLQVMRSPHRSIMNLVLQTWRLQGILGFYKGFLPHLLRVVPQTCITFLVYEQVGMHFKTQSSKSQ; encoded by the coding sequence ATGGATCAAGCTATCGCTGGTCTTGCAGCAGGAACTGCTTCCACACTAATTATGCACCCTTTGGATTTGGCGAAAATCCAAATGCAGGCGTCAATGAATCAAGATAGTAAATCATTatttcaagtttttaaaagcaacATTGGCAGCAATGGATCTATTCGTTCTTTGTATCACGGTCTGAGTATTAATGTTCTTGGATCTGCTGCTAGCTGGGGTGCCTACTTTTGCATTTACGATTTTTCCAAGAGGGTAGTCATGAGTATGACTCCTTTTAATAATGGTGAAATTAGTGTGCTGCAAACACTTTGTAGTTCTGGGTTTGCTGGCTGTATAGTTGCAGCTTTAACCAATCCGATTTGGGTCGTCAAATCACgaattctttcaaagaGAGTCAATTATACCAATCCATTTTTCGGTTTTTACGATctcattaaaaatgaagGGCTACGTGGATGTTATGCTGGGTTTGCTCCGTCATTACTTGGCGTATCCCAAGGTGCTCTTCAGTTTATGGCTTACGAAAAATTGAAACTTTGGAAACAGCGCCGGCCAACATCATTAgattatatatttatgtcAGCAGCTTCTAAAGTTTTTGCGGCTGTAAACATGTATCCACTGTTGGTGATTAGGACACGGTTACAAGTGATGCGTTCTCCACACCGTTCTATAATGAATTTGGTTCTTCAAACTTGGAGATTGCAAGGAATTCTTGGTTTCTACAAAGGATTTTTACCGCACTTACTTCGAGTCGTCCCTCAAACATGCATTACATTTTTGGTTTATGAGCAAGTTGGAATGCATTTTAAAACACAGTCTTCAAAGTCTCAATAA
- the cbp4 gene encoding protein Cbp4, which translates to MNRVVKSIVYGVGIVGFGYMTMKLTTPSPERVVNSLPPDLRASYEMNKKDRSQAEGVLRMIEDAKRNPKNLV; encoded by the exons ATGAATCGTGTGGTTAAAAGTATCGTATACGGTGTTG GAATCGTTGGATTTGGCTATATGACAATGAAATTAACAACTCCATCTCCCGAACGAGTTGTCAATTCACTTCCACCGGATCTTCGAGCTTCTTATgaaatgaacaaaaaagatCGATCA CAAGCCGAAGGTGTTTTACGAATGATTGAAGACGCAAAACGAAATCCTAAAAACCTTGTTTAA